Proteins from one Sphingopyxis terrae subsp. terrae NBRC 15098 genomic window:
- a CDS encoding class I SAM-dependent methyltransferase: MPDPKPVARSYTPAAGYHFLTPFYDFGVAVTTRERVWRDRLVRHMALGEGDVILDIGSGTGNLALAIARHSRDVRYLGFDPDEAATRIARTKTAQIVPPPEFRVGFFAASAIDDWPPPAKIAICLVLHQVGLEEKARLLREARQVLAPGGKLYVADYGEQRSRLMRLLFRLTIQQLDGVQDTQPNADGLLPVLMREAGFCDVRELETFRTPTGAIGIIEARKPGT, from the coding sequence ATGCCCGACCCGAAACCCGTAGCAAGATCCTACACGCCAGCGGCAGGATATCACTTCCTGACGCCCTTTTATGATTTCGGCGTCGCGGTGACAACGCGCGAGCGCGTGTGGCGCGACCGTCTCGTTCGCCATATGGCGCTCGGCGAGGGTGACGTCATTCTCGATATCGGCTCGGGTACGGGAAATCTTGCGCTGGCGATCGCTCGCCATAGCCGGGACGTCCGCTATCTTGGTTTCGACCCCGACGAGGCAGCGACGCGAATTGCCCGAACGAAGACCGCGCAGATTGTTCCACCGCCGGAGTTTCGAGTTGGCTTTTTCGCGGCTTCGGCGATCGATGACTGGCCCCCGCCTGCCAAGATTGCGATCTGCCTCGTCCTTCATCAGGTCGGGCTTGAGGAAAAGGCACGTCTGCTACGCGAGGCCCGGCAGGTGCTCGCGCCGGGCGGCAAACTCTATGTTGCCGACTATGGGGAACAGCGCAGCCGCCTCATGCGGTTGTTGTTCCGCCTCACGATCCAGCAGCTCGACGGCGTCCAGGACACCCAGCCCAACGCCGATGGATTGCTCCCGGTGCTGATGAGAGAGGCAGGCTTTTGCGATGTTCGCGAGCTTGAGACGTTCCGCACGCCAACCGGTGCGATCGGGATCATCGAGGCCCGAAAGCCCGGGACCTGA